A DNA window from Paenibacillus andongensis contains the following coding sequences:
- a CDS encoding DEAD/DEAH box helicase, producing the protein MSNGFASLGIRESLVHVLQSGGVVEPTPIQKEAIPVLLKGTDVIAQAQTGTGKTLAFVLPILETIDVESPDVQALILTPTRELAIQISNELKSLVPVTGAKVLAAYGGQDVEKQLRKLQGNIHIVVGTPGRLLDHLRRGSINFYKLKILVLDEADQMLHMGFLHEVKDIIAQTSPYRQTLLFSATMPEQVVNLSKAYMKEAKEIKIQSKQVTLAEIKQVLVPTTDRDKQDALIAAIKEYKPYLAMIFCRTKAKAIALNEVLQEIGLMSDELHGDLSQAKREQVMKRFRDGRIELLVATDIAARGLDVEGVTHIFNYDVPQDAESYIHRIGRTGRAGESGVAVTFATQRDMPTIELIEKGIKMSLRSPEQQQRRVRSNSEEYVDTDGRGSARRSSGGSSRGGRNERNGATGGRSGRSGAREASRGGRDNVQYGTRSSSSRGDKFGSRTAATGSSRTGSRPEKVNSERNPNTWGRAESKERPAATNAGPGRGDNMNAAKARVTKSWSGGNAAERAPRAEGTERRRSAPHGDKSYSPYNKYAGTGRDDAASASRTIRGGKGRGDSAERGARGAAAPRGEGFGARGGAPRGEGFGARGGAPRGGQAGGERGQTRGRGDSAERGARGSAPRGDSFGARGGAPRGDRSSSPRGGQSGGSRGNAPRGGGRGGKR; encoded by the coding sequence ATGTCAAATGGATTTGCCTCATTAGGAATTAGAGAAAGTCTTGTTCACGTATTGCAATCTGGAGGAGTCGTAGAACCGACCCCCATTCAAAAAGAAGCGATTCCTGTTTTATTAAAAGGTACAGATGTTATCGCACAGGCACAAACTGGTACTGGTAAAACCCTTGCCTTTGTACTTCCTATATTAGAAACAATTGATGTAGAAAGCCCAGATGTCCAAGCCCTTATTTTGACACCGACACGTGAACTAGCTATTCAAATTAGCAATGAGTTGAAAAGCCTTGTCCCAGTTACAGGAGCAAAGGTTCTGGCCGCATATGGCGGGCAAGATGTAGAAAAGCAGCTTAGAAAGCTGCAAGGTAACATACATATAGTAGTAGGAACACCGGGAAGATTGCTCGATCACCTTCGCCGCGGTTCTATCAACTTCTATAAGTTGAAAATACTCGTATTAGATGAAGCCGATCAAATGCTGCATATGGGCTTCCTTCATGAAGTGAAGGATATCATTGCCCAAACGTCCCCTTATCGTCAAACGCTTCTCTTCTCTGCAACTATGCCTGAACAGGTCGTAAACCTATCCAAAGCCTATATGAAAGAAGCTAAGGAAATCAAAATTCAAAGTAAACAAGTGACTTTGGCTGAAATTAAACAAGTCCTTGTTCCAACGACAGATCGAGATAAGCAAGATGCTTTGATCGCAGCTATTAAAGAATATAAGCCCTACCTTGCGATGATTTTCTGTCGGACCAAAGCTAAGGCTATAGCGCTCAATGAAGTTTTGCAGGAAATCGGCTTAATGTCGGATGAGCTTCACGGTGATTTGTCTCAAGCGAAGCGAGAACAAGTCATGAAGCGTTTCAGAGACGGGCGAATCGAACTTTTGGTTGCAACGGATATCGCAGCTCGCGGTTTGGATGTTGAAGGCGTCACTCATATTTTCAATTATGATGTCCCGCAAGATGCCGAGAGCTACATTCACCGTATTGGCCGAACTGGCCGTGCTGGGGAATCAGGTGTAGCTGTGACTTTTGCTACGCAGCGAGATATGCCTACCATTGAATTAATCGAAAAAGGAATTAAGATGTCTTTAAGAAGTCCAGAACAGCAGCAAAGACGTGTTCGTTCGAACTCTGAGGAATATGTAGACACAGATGGCAGAGGTTCCGCACGCAGAAGCAGCGGCGGGTCATCACGCGGGGGCCGTAATGAAAGAAACGGTGCAACTGGCGGACGCAGCGGAAGATCCGGCGCTCGCGAAGCTAGCCGTGGCGGTCGAGACAACGTTCAATATGGAACAAGAAGCTCGTCCTCTAGAGGCGATAAATTCGGTTCGCGTACCGCTGCAACGGGAAGTTCACGTACGGGCTCACGTCCTGAGAAGGTTAACTCGGAACGCAATCCGAATACATGGGGACGCGCTGAGAGTAAAGAGCGCCCGGCAGCAACGAATGCTGGTCCAGGTCGCGGTGACAACATGAACGCAGCTAAAGCACGCGTCACCAAGTCCTGGAGCGGCGGAAACGCAGCTGAACGAGCGCCGCGCGCTGAAGGTACTGAGCGCAGACGTTCTGCTCCTCATGGCGATAAGTCTTACTCGCCATATAACAAGTATGCCGGCACAGGGCGTGATGACGCAGCGAGCGCGTCGCGTACGATTCGCGGCGGCAAAGGCCGTGGCGACAGTGCGGAGCGCGGAGCTCGCGGTGCAGCAGCACCGCGGGGCGAGGGCTTTGGAGCACGCGGCGGAGCGCCGCGTGGTGAGGGCTTTGGTGCACGTGGCGGGGCACCTCGGGGCGGGCAAGCTGGCGGCGAACGCGGCCAGACACGCGGACGCGGCGACAGTGCCGAGCGTGGAGCTCGCGGCAGCGCACCTCGCGGTGACAGCTTTGGAGCACGTGGCGGAGCGCCACGGGGCGACAGATCAAGCTCACCGCGCGGTGGGCAATCAGGCGGTTCCCGCGGCAACGCACCACGCGGCGGTGGCCGTGGCGGAAAGCGCTAG